DNA from Strigops habroptila isolate Jane chromosome 6, bStrHab1.2.pri, whole genome shotgun sequence:
tgtccctacaggcccttgacaaaatatgctgaaaatgtCTCCATTTGTCTTTGCATTAAAGGGCTACTGAAACAGGGTCACCAGAACTGGCTATTCAAAATATGTCCTGGAAAGGCCAAGGTATTCTTGGTGCCTTCACTGGAGTGCCAGGGAGGTGGAGGGAGAAGTAGCCAGAAAAGTGATTGAAATGTTCCTTGCCTCCCTTACACAGGATGCAATAATTTCCAGCGCAGTTTAAAGCTTGGAAACCCACCGTGATATTCTCAGGAAGGTTTCTTCACAATGAGATTcttttgcatctgttttcatttgctttcctgtacTTAAACCCTAGAAGGTGTATTCACGCTACCCtcttttccctgcctgcagatCACTCCTGCCACGCACCACTTGAGGATGTGCCAGGCAGTGACAAAGCATGTCCCAGGCTAAAAATAGACCCCACGTTGGGTATTTATGGTAAGATCACctctcctgccagctccctgccaggCAGCCCTGCCAGAAGACCTGGTGACAGACAAGTCATCTTCTCAGGACATGGTTTGATAACCGCTGTCTGCTCCCACCATGTTTAATGGACcagggggaagagggagaggtTTCCCCATGATGGGAATCACCTTGTAGGGTTTGGTGCTTGGACCGTGCCAGGCATGAATTAAAGACCAGGGCTTTCTCTGTGTGCTGAGGTGTCTGGAAGGATGAGTCCATCTTGGAAGTTGTAgccagagcaaagaaaataagagagatTTATTTGCAGCACTGGCTTTGGTGTGCgggggagctgcagggagcttCAAGGACAAGGTTATGAAGCTCCTCCAGcatctgcagggagcagggttGCTGGTGAGGGGCTCAGACTGATggtgaggagctgcagaaggcaCTCACATGAGTGtgaaaaggcaatgaaaaggcaaaaaagtccTCACTTGGCATCTAAAATGTTGAACTCTGAGTTGGATGCGGTCCAGAGCCATCAGTGAGGGAAGATTTGGGTAGGAGCTGTGAGCCTGAGAGAACAGGCAGAGGTGCTCCATGAACCCCAGCAACCCCCTCAAACCCACAAGAGAGCTCCTAGGAGGAGGGTGAGGGCTGAGGTACCCAAGCCCCACTGTGCAGCACAGGAGGGTGGACAGATGCTCAGGTGCCACCCCTGCAGCATCACTCTGGGTGCCTAAAAGCAATTTCAGGATCAGACCCTGGGCCTGGAAGGGGTGACCCATGCGAGCGGCTGAtctccacccagcctgtccCTTTTCACTAAAGATCTCAAACTTCCTGTTTAATTCAGGGCTCCAATGTATGATGCAGCATCCAGACTAGGGACACCTCAGCAGCCACATCAGGGTCAACATGCAAAGCCCTTCCAAGGAGACAAATGAAATTTGGTCAAAATGGTGCCCTTAGTGAATTTTGTCTTATAGTTCAAATAAACAGATGTCTCTTGCTGTTTGGCCTTTGCACCATTGGCTCaaactgacttttttccttgtGGCTGCTGCACACATACTCTCCCCACACCGTAAATGCTGCTTGGTTGTTCTTGGCCTAGGAACAAGCCCTACAAAACACGCACAACTCTGTCTCACCATGAATGATGACCTGGCAGGAGTATAAAGTGATTTTAGTAATGCACTAAAATATGTGAGGACTTTTTCCCTGTTGTGTTAAACCCAGGCTTTTGAAGTGCTGCAGTAGTTAGTCCCCATCAGCTTGCTCTAAGTGCATGAAATGTGCTGGCTGAGGAGTGATGAGGAGATAGATAAGTTTAAAAGGGTTATTTTACTTCAGATGTCAGTGAGTGGGGGGAAAAGTCaataaaaagctattaaaaaccCCCCTACCTCTGGGTTTCCAAAATAGCTGCTACAAAGAGCCCCTCATTGCTGGGGTATTTTTGTGTTTCGAACCAGGCATGAAATCAGACAGGAGGCTGGTTATGAACTAGATGAGTAGGAAACAACCCCGGGATGTGGCTGGAGCTCCTGACTCTGCCCTCACTCTCAGCAACTCCGAGATGGGATGGGAGATGGAGCTCTGCCCAAAATGGTGCAGAGAGGGGTCAGGGCCCCTTCTCCAGCCCTGTGGGCAAAGGGCACAGGCTGGCACccagagaaatgcttttcatttcagaggtAAGCAGATGACTCTCCAACATGGGCACAGTTTGCAAAGTGGCTAGTGGCCCAAAGGCACCATGTGCCTTTATGGATGGGTGGCACATGGGGGCAGAGCCCTTGTTGTCAGCACCAGTGACAGACTCTGTCCGTGCCCTGCCATGCCATCCACATCCAAAATCACAGGAGAAAATATGTCTTCTCAAATAAATTAAGCAGGGCTAAGGCTGTGAACTGCTTCTTGCCTACACAGCAACACTGTCTTACTGGCAGCCTTGTCTTCATTACCCTGTATGATTTCATGCTGTCCGCAGGCTCATCACCCTGTCTGAGATCACTAGTGACTACACTGGAGTCCATGTGGTCCTCTTCCCCACCACTGTAACTGGTGATCCAGGTAAGAGGGTCCTGGGTGACCTCCCACTGCTGTGAGCAGAGCCTGGACCGGGGCACAGCTGCCTTTCCACCCCGGTGGATGCAGCAGCATGCACGGCCAGGGGCTGAGCAGGGGCATTTTTCCTGCCCAACAGTGACCCCATCAAACTGAGCTAATCCCCTGCCTGTCCTCAATCTCTCCTCAGCCCATTGCTCATCCCGAATCACAGGAGGAGCTGTATGGTGGGCAGCTGCCCCTTCTCCTTGGAGGCCATGAACAaagagcatccctgctgcacACAGGCAGGTCCTCATGGCACACAAAGCTGGAGTGTGGTGGTGCATTTCTTCTCCCCCACCTCCTCTTGGCAGCTCTACGACCTCAGGAAATCCAGTCAGGTCATGGCCTTTGTGTTATGAGTTGGGCAGTGAAGCGTCCCTTGTCAGTACCAGGCACTCGTGCATAGCTAAGGCAGGAGGCACTGACTGTAGGAGGGACGACTGTTGCCTGGCCAAGGTGGGAAGAAAAAGTGGGGATAATCAGTCATCCCCTGACAGCCTTGGAACATTCCTCACCTTGGTCATAGCCTGAGTGGAATGGTACCATTGTTACTGGAATTTTGAAAATTCCAGTAATTACCAGCTTGGATTGTGGCCAGGGTGGAAATTTACTGATGGCTAAAGTAAATCATCTTGTGACAGTACAAAGAGTGGTCTTAAGCAAGGCCCTCTGAGCTCCCTTGGACCACAGCGAGCCGTGACAACATCTCCCTCTGAGCAACTCTTTCAAGTTTGGATGACTGTCACCAAGAGCTGATGATGGAGCCTGAGCTGAAGACTCCTCACTCCTCCTTGCCCCTGGAGAAATGGTGAGACATTTGATGTGAATATTTCACTGCACTCAAGTGGAATTTTCAACAGGTATACTtttgtacatacatatatacatatacacacacatacatatatatacatatctctttgtgtctgtgtgcatgtgtggaTCAATTGATTTAGACACCCTATAGCAAGTATAGTGTGAATGTTATCACCTCAGATCTATAATTAAGTCACTGTTGCTACTGCAGTAGACCCTATCGTCTCACTTTGTAAGTGTTAAAGTAGTCAATGATGGACCTCAACTAACTTTTGTGATCCACCTTAAATTGTGAATAACTTTAGACAGCTGCTGGATGTTGTGATCCTCCTTAGAGCTGCAGACTGCTGCTAGGTCAAAAGTGTAAAACTCCCATCTGTGGTGAGTTGGTACTTTCACAACATCATATCAAGATCACCTTTTACTGATATCTTCAACAGTGATTCTTTAGGTGACTCTGATTACACATGTAACCCTCCAGACACAAACTGTTGACCAAGTCTGGGACCAAGATAGGATTTAGCCTCACCTAAGCTCCATCAggagtttaaaaagcaaaagggatCCACTCTGAACCTTGTGACTCAAAGGATTTCCTTACTCTTTGTATTTCTTCCCTGAGACAGAAACCATTGACCAAGTCTGGGACTAAGATTGTATTTAGTTGTACCGAATTTCCATCAGCAGTTTAGAAAGTAAGGGGGTCTACTCTGAACCTCGTGATTAGTGGGACGGTCTTCCTTACCCTTTTGCATCTTCGGTGTCTGTAAATCATTCTAGCTTGATTCTAACTCAATTTTCCTTTGTACGTTCCGTCCATATAGTAAGTAATAGAGTGAACCTTGCCATCGAACTTTGTTAGGTCACAATTTAGAAATTCATATTAAAACTACTTTTGCTAGTAACTTTGATGATGATTCTTTGGGCAACATTAAACTCATTCGTGACACTGAGACAGCAagctctttctcctttattttcccattatttCTCTCCCAGCTGGAAAACGAGGTTTCCACCGGAGGCAGGCTGGAGGTCACCATTTAGGCTCGGTGCTCGAAATAGATGTTCCGGTTCTGTCTCTCTTCGGCGCTGATTCTCTTCCCCGAGGGGAAGGTCTGGTAGGTCTGCACGTTCAGAGGTGACACTCGCATCAAATGCCAGTGGGTCTTTGTGCTGAGCAgtgggctggggagcagcagagcaccaAGGATGGTTATGGACGTGCGGAGGTACAGGCAGGGGTCGGGACTACGGGTGTGCTCTGAGGGCACTGGGGAACCCACAGCTCAGCACCGTTAACCACGAtagagctgcagaagcaggtgAGCTTGCGGCATTGTCCCACTAAAAGAAGTTGGATTCCCCAAcgttggacactgttaagattcagctggacaaggcgctgggccatctagtctaggtcatgcttcGCCTAGAAAGGTTGGATGATCCTTGAAGTCCCTCCCTAcctgggattctaggattcaGGGATTCTAGAATTCAAGGATTGTAATATTCCTGAGCCCAGCACACCACCCAAAGCCTTGATGTCACCGATTGCATCAGCATGGGTATCGCTTACTGGcaagcacaagaaaaacaaaggcagaattGGGAGGTTTTGCCTGTGCCACATTCAGAGCTGATGCTGCAAGGCCAAGCTGCGCCCTCCTGTTTGCAATCACCCCTGACCTCCAGACCACAAATACTAATGTGCAAACAGCTCTGCTTATTGGCATTACCCACGAGTTCAGACACATATCTGTATGAGGAGGAACCATGGGAACGGGTAAGTATTTGAAGGggtaaaggaaaaatacagattgCTTTCAACACCAAAACCACTTGTGCTGCTTTGGGGTCACGTTGCCTgtccctccaggagctggacaaagtcaaattatttctgttggAATGGGTTGGGGAGCAGCAAGGTCCTcagcagcaaggagcagggGTGCATAGCAGCTAGTCAGGGTCAGCGGTGGGCCTGGAGATGGTGGCCAGGGCAGCCCAAGGCCACCTGGCAGTGAGGTACATCTGGGACCAAGCTCAAATCCTGTTCCATGTTAGAGTGGAGGAGGTCCAAGACCGGGCAACCAGCCAGCTGTGGCACAGCTGCAAAGGTAGGGGCTGGTGACTCTGCAGCTTAAAAGCAGATCCCAAAAGAAAGGAGGTCCCAGCATCACCTCCAGCTTTGCTCACAACAGCTCATATCAGTACCAGGgctgaccttggtgtctgccAGCTGAACTCCTGTAAGTGGGATGTGCTCATGGCCCCAACAGTATCTGTTTCATTCCATCCACTTTCATCTATCCTCCTAATCCCACacatttctctgccttctcaTGAAACCTGGCCTGCATGAAGGACAGCCTCCCACTCTCCTGTTTGTATTAGATGGGCAGTGAAGGGGTGATAAGAAATCACAAgccagcctgaacagccccagtaCACATCCATAATGAAGAGCTTCATCCCCATCAATGAACCTCTCTTTTAAACAGCTTCACTGGCTCCACACACAAAGTTTTGCAGATTCACAGGCTTCCAGGGCTGGCCATAGACAACCTTACTGCTGTGTTCCCAGCACCACCATCATTTCCCATATTGCAGCAAGGGGGATCCAGCCACCTCCTAGGCTGTGCAAGCAGGACAGTGGCCAGTGAGGCAGAGACAGCATCCAGCTGCCCTGGTTGATGTCTGCAGTccactggtacaggttgcccagagaagctgtggctgccccatccctggcagtgttcaaggccaggttggacggggcttggagcaacctgctctagtggaaggtgtccctgcccatggcagggggttggaactggatgagctttaaggtcccttccaacacaaaccgtgCTGCGATTCTGTAtgcaaggagaggaagagagctGGGTTGTCCAGCCTCgagaggaaaaggcaaaggagGATCTTATTATTGTCTACAGCTACCTTAGGGCAGGTAGCAGAGATGAGACCATCTGGAGGATGTAGACATGTAAGAAGCTGGAGAATGCACCTTGAATTTTGAGGTGCACGGGTGGCAGGAGCAGCGATGGCACAAGTTACAACATAGGCAGATCCAGCCAGatataaggaaaatatttaatctgaagCCCTGTATAGATGACtgaagggtttgtttttttcccagatctTACACTCATGTTGAGCCACAGGAATACAGCACTAGAGGGCACCCACGGATTTGTGCTAGCGCTGGGTCTAGCTGCTTTTCACCCCAGCTCAACTCTCGGTCCTGGGCTGGCAGGATTGTAGGTGTCTTTTCAGCCTATTTCAGGTCCTGGGTAACCATCCCGGGAGGCCAGTGTCGTGCCCAGAGCTCAAGGCAAGAGGAAATTTGGAATGCCAGTTGAAAGCAATACTGAGTCAGCTCCTCTGCGGTTGAAGCAGGGCATGTGGGGCTGTCAGTGCCATGGTGTCCACCCAAAAGGGTGGGTACTCCACCATGCTGGGCTGTGCCACAGGGCACAACAACCAGTAGCACACGGCCCCTGGCTGTGAAGTTAGGTGATCCCAGTTGAGTTTGCCCATGGGCTGATACAAAGTCCCTCTGCTGGAGTTTGACCTCAATATTCCCCGAATTTGGGCTGGATCTGCACTACTCCATGTCCCCACGAAGTTTACTTTCTCTTTATTCTTACTGAACATTAtttcatagagtcatggaatcacagaatgggttcgaaaggacctgaagatcatctagttccaaccccctgccatgggcagggacacctcacactagaccatgtcacccaaggctctgtccaacctggccttgaacactgccagggatggagcatttacttctctgggtaacctattccagtgcctcaccaccctcacagtaaagaacttcttcgttatatctaacctgaacttttcCTCCTTAAGTTTATTTCGATCTCCTCTGTATTCTTGGTGCTGGTGAGAAATATCCAGGTCCCTAATCCACATTTCAGCAGTGCTCTGCCTACTTCTGTCCACCTTCATGCTCCAGAGACAACAACAAGCTCCCTTGCATGGTCCAACCTCCACAGCATCCACCCTGACCACCAGGAGAAGTTGCCCTGTAATTCTCTCAGTGAGGTGTTTTGGGGCTGCTCAGAGCCGCCACAGCTCTTCTGCAAGGAGCTGAAGTGGAGGCCCAGGAGGGATAAGGAATATGCGGGAGCTTTGCTCACTGATGtcttctttttgcctttcagttcttaCGACCTCCTCCCCTTTCCAGGGCCCTGTATTGTGGAGGCACCTACTCAGCAGAGGAATGGATCCACCAGCTTGGAGGAGAGGAACTCCATCACTGCCCATGCCCAGCTATGGGGAGGCAGGAGGCGGCTGTGAGATGGGGTTGGGATTCCCCCATCAATTCATAGCCATGGTGACTTGGAGACCTCACTTCTTTGTGATGGCTTGAGTGGCCAGTGGGCAGTCTGGGGGACTCACCTTCGGCCAGCTCACAGGTTTGTTTGTTAAAGTGATGCCTTTTTCAGTGGCCACTTTGGTATAATAGTGAAGTTGCAGCCCTTGGGTCTCCTAGCCGTTCTGGTGGTGGGAAATGTCCCAGGGACCAGCAGGCCCACAGCaatgaggaggagaggagacagGCATGGAGGCCCCAGGATGCTGCTCCAGTTTTTGTGGAGGCTTTGGAATAAGTAACAAACACACAGCCAGGAGGATGCTTGCTTGAGAAAACActaaaaccaacacaaaacaaaacaactgggATTTCTAAGTTGAGAAAAAAGCCTCAATGCCTGGCACTCTGCCCAcctattctttcctttcagGTTAATCTGGTTTCTTCTGCTCTCATTTTTCTGAGGACAGAAGATTTgggtgaagaagaaaaggaggatcAGTGCAGGGCTGGCTCTCCCCAGGACCTCTCCAGTTTTAGTCCCACTAGCCCAAGCTCTGGGAATTGGGTGCCACCACATGTGAGGGACTATCCACAGGGACATTGGTACTCACATGTCAAGTGGATGTGGatatctctctttttccttcaaaggCAGCACAAAGAAGGGATGGATGTACAGCATTCCGCTCTTGTCCCGGTAAAAATCACGGTGCTGCTGGG
Protein-coding regions in this window:
- the FAM166C gene encoding protein FAM166C; protein product: MRYPQGLRMVTTCRAEDQDVYPHIPLQTRFNLDGGRSQELSRFYQLAQQHRDFYRDKSGMLYIHPFFVLPLKEKERYPHPLDIPLLSTKTHWHLMRVSPLNVQTYQTFPSGKRISAEERQNRNIYFEHRA